Proteins encoded by one window of Sphaerodactylus townsendi isolate TG3544 linkage group LG02, MPM_Stown_v2.3, whole genome shotgun sequence:
- the LOC125426019 gene encoding synaptojanin-2-binding protein, whose amino-acid sequence MNGGVDYLLSEEVIDLTRGPAGLGFNIVGGTDQQYISNDSSIYVSRIKENGAAALDGRLQEGDKILAVNGTDLKNMPHQVAVDLFRTAGDSVSLKVQHRLLPQNGPSSHRSDGDTGGIPLAVIVVPGLAIAVAAVWAFLRYRQRV is encoded by the exons ATGAATGGAGGGGTGGACTATCTCCTCTCGGAGGAAGTGATCGACCTCACCAGAGGACCTGCAG GATTGGGTTTTAACATAGTTGGAGGAACAGACCAGCAGTACATTTCCAATGACAGCAGCATCTATGTTAGTCGGATTAAAGAAAATGGAGCTGCTGCCCTTGATGGACGCCTACAAGAAGGAGACAAAATTTTAGCA GTTAATGGCACGGATCTGAAAAACATGCCACATCAGGTCGCTGTAGATCTGTTCCGAACTGCAGGCGACAGCGTATCACTAAAGGTCCAACACAGG CTGCTGCCTCAGAATGGTCCCTCAAGCCACAGAAGTGATGGAGATACAGGAGGTATTCCCTTGGCTGTGATTGTGGTGCCTGGGCTGGCCATCGCAGTTGCTGCAGTGTGGGCTTTCCTGAGATACCGACAGCGAGTGTGA